A section of the Lathamus discolor isolate bLatDis1 chromosome 6, bLatDis1.hap1, whole genome shotgun sequence genome encodes:
- the LOC136016474 gene encoding olfactory receptor 5AP2-like produces the protein MAQSNCTQVTEFSLAGFTEDPVIQGNLFLLFLLTYLVTIVGNLGIIILIRASPHLHSPMYYFLANLAFVDLCSSNIVTPKMLVDLMSEKKIIAYAGCVAQVFLFDLFGITECFLLASMAYDRYVAICHPLLYPLVMAPKCCFQLVSGSYLMGLTNGVGQTISMSTLSFCSSSAIDLFFCDISPLISLSTSNTTLSRIILTTAASLFGVSCSLVVLLSYVAIIPTILSINSTEGKHKAFSTCTSHLTTVSIFYGASFFMYLFPSSDSSRRADKWAVVLYTVVTPMLNPLIYSLRNKEVKEALRRLLKI, from the coding sequence ATGGCACAAAGCAATTGCACCCAAGTGACCGAGTTCAGCCTGGCGGGCTTCACAGAGGACCCGGTGATTCAGGGCAACTtgttcctgctcttcctgctcacCTACCTTGTCACCATTGTGGGCAACCTGGGCATCATCATCTTAATCAGGGCCAGCCCCCACCTCCACTCCCCCATGTATTATTTcctggccaacctggcctttgtAGACCTCTGTTCTTCCAACATCGTCACCCCCAAGATGTTGGTTGACTTGATGTCAGAGAAGAAGATCATTGCTTATGCTGGGTGCGTGGCTCAGGTCTTCCTCTTTGATCTCTTTGGGATAACAGAAtgcttcctgctggcttcgATGGCCTATGACCGTTACGTGGCCATTTGCCATCCCCTGCTCTACCCCCTTGTCATGGCCCCAaagtgctgtttccagctggtGTCTGGCTCGTACCTCATGGGGCTGACCAATGGCGTGGGACAGACCATCAGCATGTCCAccctgtccttctgcagctccagcgCCATCGACCTCTTCTTCTGTGACATTTCCCCTCTCATCTCGCTCTCCACCTCCAACACCACCCTCAGCCGCATCATCCTGaccactgcagcatctctctttGGTGTGTCCTGCAGCCTGGTTGTCCTGCTCTCCTACGTGGCCATCATCCCCACCATCCTGAGCATCAATTCAACTGAGGGCAAGCACAAAGCCTTCTCCACCTGCACCTCCCACCTCACCACTGTCAGCATCTTCTATGGAGCAtcattttttatgtatttattcccCAGCTCAGACAGTTCAAGAAGAGCAGATAAATGGGCTGTGGTGCTTTACACCGTGGTGACTCCCATGCTGAACCCCTTGATCTACAGCCTGAGGAATAAGGAGGTGAAGGAGGCATTGAGGAGACTCTTGAAAATATAA